One Pyrenophora tritici-repentis strain M4 chromosome 5, whole genome shotgun sequence DNA window includes the following coding sequences:
- a CDS encoding rve multi-domain protein, producing the protein MAPSTAMDAIPKLQADGSNAYHWEAALKLYANIHSIGGLLDGSYVVPYPETPHYQTEPTTTSSAFNTPQLLLDAQQRVRAHNKEVTTQYDKDYELYRIYNSRESSLTLAILNTVPRSVWDNVMNLPTVKQKYEAITARYREQGVTEECTIWADFFKLRAQDCPSTANFTDKFKAGLAKLDVIADCKLSNKARVYQFILAINNAYPDYGRDRRADLRRNVTLNVDRMCSELIDEARRDDPIKTINTSIRASGGDNNRSQPLGDNNDANRSATRGRGNRGNGRAQRGRGRGSEGATQRPTNTSPYCKHCDCNHTGGGDNCWYTFPHLATEAWRQRQAQQQGKQQPTGTNAAAINAEGFTFTTVHLSEKVQSLTKETSNFKQRFIIDTGSSDHICNDRNKFQILHDTAPAIINTGAGPITAKQVGTIQITVVTSEGVLNKVSFTNVLYAPDMFVSVLSHSKLRAKNLYYHGWDNKLYLMPSQQEIAFTPEIDKIPTLLLANTELEAARAFAFATAATTNPTGVLAPYREITLQELHELFGHADPKALKLLVANTTGLRLTTTQAFSCEACMLSKSKKQISRRSPARSTTFLHRIHIDIVGPVTPEGVNGERYWILYTDDYSRYRWIDFTDCKAAITSKLIQHLDKMETQHHVRVSIVHMDNDNMFLNQTTRRYFKNKGIIFEPSTAYTPHQNGVAEASNYVVEVRARTMILAAPHISKSYWPYAAQYSIDVLNHSVSSAVPDSKTPRQLLFEHMKVANPVPNLCSFRTFGEAGYVHQPVQRRVQSAKFEPRSVKMYFVGREGSRIYLMWDPVTQSIHRTSSVVWPKHDVKAVVQEDTATTELDQSFYIQDPPPALDPSSFPHHEVSLPEQGSGYVFDGLETEAQYSFDFDADIDNYNSLTEVANARATPQRRDTSQNAPRHDEISASFDARNILDGRRRITRPPNRYAAVSRCFATAITEATTTDLPPEPATRKAARLHPYSKQWIAAEDEELVSLDQNGTWETTTTIPPDVYALPTKWVYKYKVKDDGQLERFKARLVVCGNRQETDFWRETYAAVARATTLKVLLALVATEDLECEQADVVTAFLNGKLDKDEVVYVRLPDGRKAKLIKALYGLRRSPRLWYNELSSYLKGIGFDPLESDPCVFKHLDGSLILAYVDDIIFITATKQRMKEIKEAVYKKYKCRDLGPISHYLGLRIRRSRPSRLIEISMESYVDKLVEEYSRQHALPRYTPLDTSVLKLKLRSPTDLATQQQIQNYQKVIGKLLYPATQLRADISFHVAYLARAMSNPTQQHYEYAIQIIDYLKTFKSLVMSYRATSPHARLPITMYATSYDDNKNNTNPTLHLHGYSDASFADGEDRKSTSGYLFKLAGGTICHKSVKQKLVTTSTTEAEYVALTYAAKEATWLYRLLHQLGYNGTDTHPILIYGDNAPSIQLLHSEGHHERTKHVDIYYHYIKDQVRDGNLYVEHVRTHEMAADGLTKPLERQAHSRYLQQLGLTTPTIETKDYNKGG; encoded by the coding sequence ATGGCGCCATCCACAGCGATGGACGCGATCCCAAAGCTACAAGCAGATGGTAGCAACGCTTACCACTGGGAAGCAGCATTGAAGCTGTACGCAAATATTCACTCTATCGGAGGTCTACTCGACGGCAGCTACGTGGTTCCATACCCAGAAACACCTCACTATCAAACTGAACCGACAACTACGTCATCGGCATTCAACACGCCACAACTTCTGCTTGACGCTCAGCAACGCGTACGAGCCCACAACAAAGAAGTTACTACACAGTACGACAAAGACTATGAGCTCTATCGTATTTACAACTCCCGAGAATCGTCTCTCACCTTGGCCATACTCAATACAGTACCAAGATCAGTATGGGACAACGTCATGAACCTGCCTACTGTGAAGCAGAAGTACGAAGCTATTACCGCTCGCTATCGAGAGCAAGGCGTCACTGAAGAATGTACTATCTGGGCAGATTTTTTTAAGCTGAGAGCTCAAGACTGCCCCTCTACAGCCAACTTCACCGACAAGTTCAAAGCAGGACTTGCAAAGCTTGACGTCATCGCAGACTGTAAGCTATCCAACAAAGCTCGAGTGTATCAGTTCATTCTTGCTATCAACAACGCCTACCCGGACTACGGACGCGATCGCCGCGCTGATCTGCGCCGCAACGTTACTCTGAACGTCGATCGCATGTGCAGCGAGCTCATTGACGAGGCCCGCCGCGACGACCCAATCAAGACCATTAACACGTCTATCCGAGCTTCTGGGGGTGACAACAACCGCAGTCAGCCTCTTGGTGATAACAACGACGCCAACAGAAGCGCCACCCGTGGCCGCGGCAATCGAGGCAATGGGCGAGCCCAGCGCGGACGAGGTAGAGGTTCTGAGGGTGCGACCCAGAGACCTACAAATACCTCCCCATACTGCAAGCACTGCGACTGCAACCATACTGGAGGAGGTGATAACTGCTGGTACACCTTTCCTCATCTCGCCACTGAAGCCTGGCGTCAGCGCCAAGCTCAACAACAAGGCAAACAACAGCCCACTGGCACCAACGCCGCAGCTATTAATGCTGAAGGTTTTACCTTTACAACGGTTCATTTGTCAGAGAAGGTACAGAGTCTCACTAAGGAGACCTCTAATTTCAAACAACGATTTATTATCGATACTGGAAGCAGCGATCACATCTGCAATGATCGCAACAAGTTCCAAATTCTACACGACACTGCTCCTGCTATAATCAATACTGGAGCCGGGCCTATTACTGCCAAGCAGGTAGGTACCATTCAGATCACTGTCGTCACGTCAGAAGGTGTACTCAACAAGGTCTCCTTCACTAACGTGCTATACGCTCCGGACATGTTTGTATCAGTCCTCTCCCACTCCAAACTACGAGCGAAAAATCTCTATTACCACGGCTGGGACAACAAGCTGTACCTCATGCCATCACAACAAGAGATCGCCTTCACACCTGAGATCGACAAGATCCCTACGCTCCTCCTCGCCAACACAGAGCTTGAGGCAGCTCGCGCGTTTGCCTTTGCAACCGCCGCGACAACCAACCCAACAGGTGTACTCGCTCCCTATCGCGAGATTACTCTCCAAGAGCTCCATGAGCTGTTTGGCCATGCCGACCCCAAAGCTCTTAAGCTTCTTGTCGCTAACACCACCGGCCTACGTCTCACTACAACACAGGCATTCTCATGCGAGGCCTGCATGTTATCCAAATCGAAGAAACAGATCTCACGACGGTCTCCAGCCCGCTCAACCACGTTCCTCCATCGTATTCATATCGATATTGTTGGACCCGTGACGCCCGAAGGTGTCAACGGTGAGCGCTACTGGATACTGTACACCGACGACTACTCACGATACCGCTGGATTGATTTCACAGACTGCAAAGCAGCAATCACATCTAAGCTTATACAACACCTGGACAAGATggaaactcaacaccacgTTCGAGTATCGATCGTTCACATGGACAACGACAACATGTTCCTCAACCAGACGACTAGGCGTTACTTTAAGAACAAAGGCATCATCTTTGAGCCTTCTACCGCCTATACACCCCACCAGAATGGAGTCGCTGAAGCCAGCAACTACGTAGTGGAGGTCCGAGCACGCACAATGATTTTGGCGGCGCCTCACATATCTAAGTCATACTGGCCATACGCAGCCCAGTACTCCATCGACGTCCTTAACCATAGCGTCAGCTCTGCTGTACCAGACAGTAAGACACCAAGACAGCTGCTATTTGAGCACATGAAGGTTGCAAACCCTGTGCCTAACCTATGCTCCTTCCGCACCTTCGGAGAAGCTGGGTATGTCCATCAACCAGTACAGCGACGAGTTCAGAGCGCCAAGTTCGAACCACGATCGGTCAAGATGTACTTCGTCGGTCGAGAAGGATCTCGGATCTATCTCATGTGGGATCCAGTCACACAGTCTATACACCGTACGAGCAGTGTTGTTTGGCCTAAACACGACGTAAAAGCTGTAGTCCAAGAAGACACAGCTACAACCGAACTGGATCAAAGCTTCTATATCCAAGATCCACCGCCAGCACTAGATCCCTCTTCATTTCCACACCATGAAGTCTCTCTCCCGGAGCAAGGTAGTGGTTATGTATTTGATGGACTAGAGACTGAAGCGCAGTATAGCTTTGACTTTGACGCGGATATTGACAACTACAACAGTCTTACCGAGGTTGCTAATGCTCGAGCAACACCTCAGCGTCGGGATACATCCCAAAACGCTCCACGTCACGACGAGATCAGTGCATCATTTGATGCCCGTAACATACTCGATGGACGTCGTCGCATCACTCGACCGCCCAACCGATACGCGGCAGTCTCTCGTTGCTTTGCTACGGCAATTACAGaggcaacaacaacagactTACCGCCTGAGCCTGCCACACGCAAGGCAGCACGCCTTCATCCATACAGCAAGCAATGGATCGCTGCTGAAGATGAAGAGCTCGTATCACTCGACCAGAATGGCACATGGGAGACTACAACTACGATACCTCCCGACGTATACGCCCTGCCTACTAAGTGGGTATACAAATACAAAGTCAAGGACGATGGACAACTCGAGCGCTTCAAGGCTCGACTGGTTGTCTGTGGCAATAGGCAGGAGACCGACTTCTGGCGCGAAACCTACGCTGCAGTAGCTCGCGCAACTACACTGAAAGTCCTTCTCGCCCTTGTCGCAACCGAAGACTTAGAATGCGAGCAAGCAGACGTTGTTACCGCCTTTCTCAACGGTAAACTAGACAAAGACGAAGTAGTCTATGTCCGCCTGCCAGACGGACGCAAAGCCAAGCTTATCAAAGCTTTATACGGCCTGCGCCGCTCACCACGCCTCTGGTACAAtgagctatcgagctatctcAAGGGTATCGGCTTCGATCCTTTAGAGTCAGATCCATGTGTCTTCAAACACCTAGACGGCAGTCTTATCCTTGCGTATGTTGATGATATCATCTTCATCACAGCTACGAAGCAACGCATGAAGGAGATCAAAGAGGCTGTATACAAGAAGTACAAGTGTCGAGATCTGGGACCAATCTCTCACTACCTAGGTCTCCGGATCCGACGCTCACGACCATCCCGACTCATCGAGATCTCAATGGAGTCATATGTCGACAAGCTTGTAGAGGAGTATAGTCGTCAACACGCGCTCCCTCGCTACACGCCGCTTGATACCTCAGTACTCAAGTTGAAGCTGCGATCTCCAACTGATCTTGCAACTCAACAACAAATTCAGAACTACCAAAAGGTTATTGGCAAGCTGCTGTATCCAGCAACCCAACTGCGAGCCGATATATCCTTCCACGTCGCCTATCTCGCCCGCGCTATGAGCAACCCGACTCAACAACACTACGAGTACGCAATCCAGATCATCGACTACCTCAAAACCTTCAAGTCGCTCGTGATGAGCTATCGAGCTACATCTCCACACGCACGCCTGCCTATCACCATGTATGCGACATCATACGATgacaacaagaacaacacTAATCCTACGCTACACCTACATGGCTACAGCGACGCCTCATTTGCTGACGGCGAGGACCGCAAATCAACCTCTGGATACTTGTTCAAACTTGCTGGAGGCACGATCTGTCACAAGTCAGTCAAGCAAAAGCTAGTTACAACCTCAACAACTGAAGCTGAGTACGTGGCACTCACCTACGCCGCCAAGGAGGCTACCTGGCTGTACCGTCTGCTGCACCAGCTCGGTTACAACGGTACAGATACCCATCCTATCCTTATCTACGGAGACAACGCTCCATCTATACAGCTACTACACTCAGAGGGCCACCACGAGCGTACAAAGCACGTCGATATCTACTACCATTACATCAAGGATCAAGTCCGCGACGGCAACCTCTACGTAGAGCATGTACGAACTCATGAGATGGCTGCTGACGGCCTCACGAAACCTCTTGAACGACAAGCCCACAGCAGGTATCTACAACAGCTAGGCCTTACGACTCCAACTATCGAAACAAAGGACTACAACAAAGGTGGATAG